A single region of the Vicia villosa cultivar HV-30 ecotype Madison, WI linkage group LG4, Vvil1.0, whole genome shotgun sequence genome encodes:
- the LOC131599753 gene encoding uncharacterized protein LOC131599753: MDLQNCKEKDIEVDVESGLALIEDNSRRVSNSITAKQGKMLFAQFSGEFVGGFVRGEVGPSSYFNESNLSEVSLDVMKVVNKVPVKENHKKAMNKKAAKPPRPPKGPSLDEADFKLIRELSELAALKRARVERMKALKKMKNGKPASSNGASALALMFTVIFFVVIIFQGMSSGKSSVASFQGSPLSISGGEGGAEEGLISVRYQLNPSSDSNAPGSESPNFVQRIAGSDLNEKLRRD, from the exons ATGGATCTTCAAAATTGTAAGGAGAAAGATATTGAAGTTGATGTTGAAAGTGGATTGGCACTAATTGAAGATAACTCGAGGAGAGTTTCTAATTCAATCACTGCAAAGCAAGGAAAGATGTTATTCGCTCAATTTTCCGGTGAGTTTGTTGGGGGTTTTGTTAGAGGTGAAGTTGGGCCGAGTTCATATTTCAATGAATCGAATTTAAGTGAAGTTTCGTTGGATGTGATGAAAGTGGTGAACAAGGTTCCGGTGAAGGAGAATCATAAAAAGGCGATGAATAAAAAGGCTGCCAAACCTCCGAGACCTCCGAAGGGTCCGTCATTAGATGAAGCTGATTTTAAGTTGATCAGGGAGTTATCTGAACTTGCAGCGTTGAAGCGTGCAAGGGTGGAGCGCATGAAAGcgttgaagaaaatgaaaaatggTAAACCAGCTTCGTCCAATGGCGCCAGTGCATTGGCCCTGATGTTCACCGTTATCTTCTTCGTTGTGATAATCTTCCAAG GCATGTCATCTGGGAAAAGCTCAGTGGCAAGTTTCCAAGGGTCACCTCTATCTATATCAGGAGGAGAAGGAGGAGCAGAAGAAGGTTTAATTTCGGTTCGATACCAACTCAATCCATCAAGCGATTCAAACGCACCGGGTTCAGAGTCCCCCAA TTTTGTACAGCGGATAGCAGGTTCAGATTTGAATGAAAAACTGAGGAGAGATTAA